A genomic region of Haemorhous mexicanus isolate bHaeMex1 chromosome 14, bHaeMex1.pri, whole genome shotgun sequence contains the following coding sequences:
- the LOC132333668 gene encoding phosphatidylinositol-binding clathrin assembly protein-like isoform X3 produces MMSGQSITDRITAAQHSVTGSAVAKAVCKATTHEVMGPKKKHLDYLIQCTNEMNVNIPQLADTLFERTANSSWVVVFKALITTHHLMMYGNERFIQYLASRNTLFNLNNYLDKSAMQGYDMSTFIRRYSRYLNEKALSYRLVAVDFTKMKRGIDGVMRTMNPEKLLKTLPIIQNQLDALLDFDANPNELTNGVINAAFMLLFKDSIRLFAAYNEGIINLLERYFDMKKNQCKEGLDIYKKFLARMTKLSEFLKVAEQVGIDQGDIPDLTQAPSSLLEALEQHLASVEGKKTKEVSAASRASALSSAVSTLANTGMSFSRMDEKEKQQALEEEQVRLQALKEQRLREISVVSNSTSTSASPSTLSGKSVNTTVAVDLFAAPAPTTNSMPNLSSDLFDLQPAFVPTVQSTPAISTSASNAWGGPFSSSNGCVGSPPHLDIFDMKPVEEAVKSATPFINSSFSSKQTVELFSGFPLHSASPSTASSTINVDFDAVFGGKSTAPEYRTASGFNFLDDVLQPTVPPQSQRATAASQQSGKILANDLDSSLANLVGNLGFGGTPSKKSDMQWSQPTEKKLTGGTNWQAKTSTSTTWTPTPLPTIPHMVPAPITYPLTTPQVPVYGMVPPQVGAAPLMAPQTMMYTQPGLRPTNPFAPVSETQIQFM; encoded by the exons ATCTAATACAGTGCACAAATGAAATGAATGTGAATATTCCACAGTTGGCAGATACACTCTTTGAAAGAACTGCAAACAGTAGCTGGGTTGTAGTGTTCAAAGCTCTAATTACAACACACCACCTCATGATGTATGGAAATGAG CGCTTTATCCAGTATCTTGCATCCCGGAACACTTTGTTCAACCTAAATAACTACCTGGACAAAAGTGCCATGCAGG GCTATGATATGTCTACCTTCATTAGGCGATACAGCAGATACTTGAATGAAAAAGCACTTTCATATAGACTCGTAGCAGTTGACTTCACCAAAATGAAAAGAGG GATAGATGGAGTGATGAGAACTATGAATCCTGAAAAGCTTCTGAAAACCCTTCCAATCATACAGAACCAGCTTGATGCACTCCTTGATTTTGAT GCAAATCCAAATGAACTAACAAATGGTGTTATAAATGCTGCCTTTATGCTCCTCTTTAAAGATTCCATTAGACTTTTTGCAGCATACAATGAGGGGATTATTAATCTTTTAG AAAGATATTTTGATATGAAGAAGAACCAGTGCAAAGAAGGCTTGGATATTTACAAAAAATTTCTAGCCAGAATGACCAAATTGTCAGAGTTCCTCAAAGTAGCAGAG CAAGTTGGAATTGATCAGGGTGACATTCCAGATCTTACTCAG GCACCCAGCAGCTTGcttgaggcactggaacagcatTTGGCTTCTgtggagggaaagaaaacaaaagaagtctctgctgccagcag AGCCAGTGCCCTATCCAGTGCTGTTTCCACACTTGCCAATACAGGAATGTCATTCAGCCGGATggatgagaaagaaaaacagcaggCATTGGAGGAGGAACAAGTTAGGCTGCAGGCACTTAAG GAGCAGCGATTAAGAGAAATCTCTGTAGTATCAAATTCCACTTCCACATCAGCATCCCCAAGCACTTTATCAGGAAAAAGTGTGAATACCACTGTAGCTGTTGACCTCTTTGCTGCACCAGCACCCACAACAAATAG CATGCCCAACCTTTCTAGTGATCTTTTTGATCTTCAGCCTGCATTTGTTCCAACTGTGCAAAGTACTCCAGCTATATCAACATCAGCAAGCAATGCTTGGGGAG GTCCTTTCTCGTCTTCAAATGGTTGTGTTGGTTCTCCACCTCATCTGGACATCTTTGACATGAAGCCTGttgaagaagctgtaaaatcTGCCACCCCTTTCAtcaattcttctttttcctccaaaCAAACAGTGGAACTGTTTAGtg gttttcctcTTCATTCAGCTTCTCCGAGTACCGCCTCTTCAACAATTAATGTGGACTTTGATGCtgtttttggaggaaaatcTACAGCACCAGAGTACAGGACTGCAAGTG gTTTTAACTTTCTAGATGATGTATTGCAACCCACAGTACCACCACAAAGTCAAAGAGccactgcagccagccagcaAAGTGGAAAAATTTTAGCAAATGACCTTGATTCTTCACTTGCAAATCTAGTAGGAA ATCTTGGCTTTGGAGGAACTCCATCCAAAAA ATCAGATATGCAGTGGTCTCAGCCTACAGAGAAAAAACTTACAGGTGGAACAAACTGGCAAGCAAAAACAAGCACATCAACCACGTGGACCCCAACTCCCTTACCCACTATTCCACACATG GTACCTGCTCCTATCACATACCCATTGACCACACCTCAAGTGCCTGTATATGGAATG GTACCTCCTCAGGTTGGAGCTGCTCCTTTGATGGCACCCCAGACAATGATGTACACACAGCCTGGTCTAAGGCCAACAAATCCTTTTGCACCCGTTTCTGAAACTCAG ATACAGTTTATGTAG
- the LOC132333668 gene encoding phosphatidylinositol-binding clathrin assembly protein-like isoform X4, which yields MMSGQSITDRITAAQHSVTGSAVAKAVCKATTHEVMGPKKKHLDYLIQCTNEMNVNIPQLADTLFERTANSSWVVVFKALITTHHLMMYGNERFIQYLASRNTLFNLNNYLDKSAMQGYDMSTFIRRYSRYLNEKALSYRLVAVDFTKMKRGIDGVMRTMNPEKLLKTLPIIQNQLDALLDFDANPNELTNGVINAAFMLLFKDSIRLFAAYNEGIINLLERYFDMKKNQCKEGLDIYKKFLARMTKLSEFLKVAEQVGIDQGDIPDLTQAPSSLLEALEQHLASVEGKKTKEVSAASRASALSSAVSTLANTGMSFSRMDEKEKQQALEEEQVRLQALKEQRLREISVVSNSTSTSASPSTLSGKSVNTTVAVDLFAAPAPTTNSMPNLSSDLFDLQPAFVPTVQSTPAISTSASNAWGGPFSSSNGCVGSPPHLDIFDMKPVEEAVKSATPFINSSFSSKQTVELFSGFPLHSASPSTASSTINVDFDAVFGGKSTAPEYRTASDDVLQPTVPPQSQRATAASQQSGKILANDLDSSLANLVGNLGFGGTPSKKSDMQWSQPTEKKLTGGTNWQAKTSTSTTWTPTPLPTIPHMVPAPITYPLTTPQVPVYGMVPPQVGAAPLMAPQTMMYTQPGLRPTNPFAPVSETQIQFM from the exons ATCTAATACAGTGCACAAATGAAATGAATGTGAATATTCCACAGTTGGCAGATACACTCTTTGAAAGAACTGCAAACAGTAGCTGGGTTGTAGTGTTCAAAGCTCTAATTACAACACACCACCTCATGATGTATGGAAATGAG CGCTTTATCCAGTATCTTGCATCCCGGAACACTTTGTTCAACCTAAATAACTACCTGGACAAAAGTGCCATGCAGG GCTATGATATGTCTACCTTCATTAGGCGATACAGCAGATACTTGAATGAAAAAGCACTTTCATATAGACTCGTAGCAGTTGACTTCACCAAAATGAAAAGAGG GATAGATGGAGTGATGAGAACTATGAATCCTGAAAAGCTTCTGAAAACCCTTCCAATCATACAGAACCAGCTTGATGCACTCCTTGATTTTGAT GCAAATCCAAATGAACTAACAAATGGTGTTATAAATGCTGCCTTTATGCTCCTCTTTAAAGATTCCATTAGACTTTTTGCAGCATACAATGAGGGGATTATTAATCTTTTAG AAAGATATTTTGATATGAAGAAGAACCAGTGCAAAGAAGGCTTGGATATTTACAAAAAATTTCTAGCCAGAATGACCAAATTGTCAGAGTTCCTCAAAGTAGCAGAG CAAGTTGGAATTGATCAGGGTGACATTCCAGATCTTACTCAG GCACCCAGCAGCTTGcttgaggcactggaacagcatTTGGCTTCTgtggagggaaagaaaacaaaagaagtctctgctgccagcag AGCCAGTGCCCTATCCAGTGCTGTTTCCACACTTGCCAATACAGGAATGTCATTCAGCCGGATggatgagaaagaaaaacagcaggCATTGGAGGAGGAACAAGTTAGGCTGCAGGCACTTAAG GAGCAGCGATTAAGAGAAATCTCTGTAGTATCAAATTCCACTTCCACATCAGCATCCCCAAGCACTTTATCAGGAAAAAGTGTGAATACCACTGTAGCTGTTGACCTCTTTGCTGCACCAGCACCCACAACAAATAG CATGCCCAACCTTTCTAGTGATCTTTTTGATCTTCAGCCTGCATTTGTTCCAACTGTGCAAAGTACTCCAGCTATATCAACATCAGCAAGCAATGCTTGGGGAG GTCCTTTCTCGTCTTCAAATGGTTGTGTTGGTTCTCCACCTCATCTGGACATCTTTGACATGAAGCCTGttgaagaagctgtaaaatcTGCCACCCCTTTCAtcaattcttctttttcctccaaaCAAACAGTGGAACTGTTTAGtg gttttcctcTTCATTCAGCTTCTCCGAGTACCGCCTCTTCAACAATTAATGTGGACTTTGATGCtgtttttggaggaaaatcTACAGCACCAGAGTACAGGACTGCAAGTG ATGATGTATTGCAACCCACAGTACCACCACAAAGTCAAAGAGccactgcagccagccagcaAAGTGGAAAAATTTTAGCAAATGACCTTGATTCTTCACTTGCAAATCTAGTAGGAA ATCTTGGCTTTGGAGGAACTCCATCCAAAAA ATCAGATATGCAGTGGTCTCAGCCTACAGAGAAAAAACTTACAGGTGGAACAAACTGGCAAGCAAAAACAAGCACATCAACCACGTGGACCCCAACTCCCTTACCCACTATTCCACACATG GTACCTGCTCCTATCACATACCCATTGACCACACCTCAAGTGCCTGTATATGGAATG GTACCTCCTCAGGTTGGAGCTGCTCCTTTGATGGCACCCCAGACAATGATGTACACACAGCCTGGTCTAAGGCCAACAAATCCTTTTGCACCCGTTTCTGAAACTCAG ATACAGTTTATGTAG
- the LOC132333668 gene encoding phosphatidylinositol-binding clathrin assembly protein-like isoform X1, whose protein sequence is MMSGQSITDRITAAQHSVTGSAVAKAVCKATTHEVMGPKKKHLDYLIQCTNEMNVNIPQLADTLFERTANSSWVVVFKALITTHHLMMYGNERFIQYLASRNTLFNLNNYLDKSAMQGYDMSTFIRRYSRYLNEKALSYRLVAVDFTKMKRGIDGVMRTMNPEKLLKTLPIIQNQLDALLDFDANPNELTNGVINAAFMLLFKDSIRLFAAYNEGIINLLERYFDMKKNQCKEGLDIYKKFLARMTKLSEFLKVAEQVGIDQGDIPDLTQAPSSLLEALEQHLASVEGKKTKEVSAASRASALSSAVSTLANTGMSFSRMDEKEKQQALEEEQVRLQALKEQRLREISVVSNSTSTSASPSTLSGKSVNTTVAVDLFAAPAPTTNSMPNLSSDLFDLQPAFVPTVQSTPAISTSASNAWGGPFSSSNGCVGSPPHLDIFDMKPVEEAVKSATPFINSSFSSKQTVELFSDDFSGHKPTYASVYHPVTVDGFPLHSASPSTASSTINVDFDAVFGGKSTAPEYRTASGFNFLDDVLQPTVPPQSQRATAASQQSGKILANDLDSSLANLVGNLGFGGTPSKKSDMQWSQPTEKKLTGGTNWQAKTSTSTTWTPTPLPTIPHMVPAPITYPLTTPQVPVYGMVPPQVGAAPLMAPQTMMYTQPGLRPTNPFAPVSETQIQFM, encoded by the exons ATCTAATACAGTGCACAAATGAAATGAATGTGAATATTCCACAGTTGGCAGATACACTCTTTGAAAGAACTGCAAACAGTAGCTGGGTTGTAGTGTTCAAAGCTCTAATTACAACACACCACCTCATGATGTATGGAAATGAG CGCTTTATCCAGTATCTTGCATCCCGGAACACTTTGTTCAACCTAAATAACTACCTGGACAAAAGTGCCATGCAGG GCTATGATATGTCTACCTTCATTAGGCGATACAGCAGATACTTGAATGAAAAAGCACTTTCATATAGACTCGTAGCAGTTGACTTCACCAAAATGAAAAGAGG GATAGATGGAGTGATGAGAACTATGAATCCTGAAAAGCTTCTGAAAACCCTTCCAATCATACAGAACCAGCTTGATGCACTCCTTGATTTTGAT GCAAATCCAAATGAACTAACAAATGGTGTTATAAATGCTGCCTTTATGCTCCTCTTTAAAGATTCCATTAGACTTTTTGCAGCATACAATGAGGGGATTATTAATCTTTTAG AAAGATATTTTGATATGAAGAAGAACCAGTGCAAAGAAGGCTTGGATATTTACAAAAAATTTCTAGCCAGAATGACCAAATTGTCAGAGTTCCTCAAAGTAGCAGAG CAAGTTGGAATTGATCAGGGTGACATTCCAGATCTTACTCAG GCACCCAGCAGCTTGcttgaggcactggaacagcatTTGGCTTCTgtggagggaaagaaaacaaaagaagtctctgctgccagcag AGCCAGTGCCCTATCCAGTGCTGTTTCCACACTTGCCAATACAGGAATGTCATTCAGCCGGATggatgagaaagaaaaacagcaggCATTGGAGGAGGAACAAGTTAGGCTGCAGGCACTTAAG GAGCAGCGATTAAGAGAAATCTCTGTAGTATCAAATTCCACTTCCACATCAGCATCCCCAAGCACTTTATCAGGAAAAAGTGTGAATACCACTGTAGCTGTTGACCTCTTTGCTGCACCAGCACCCACAACAAATAG CATGCCCAACCTTTCTAGTGATCTTTTTGATCTTCAGCCTGCATTTGTTCCAACTGTGCAAAGTACTCCAGCTATATCAACATCAGCAAGCAATGCTTGGGGAG GTCCTTTCTCGTCTTCAAATGGTTGTGTTGGTTCTCCACCTCATCTGGACATCTTTGACATGAAGCCTGttgaagaagctgtaaaatcTGCCACCCCTTTCAtcaattcttctttttcctccaaaCAAACAGTGGAACTGTTTAGtg ATGACTTTAGTGGTCATAAACCAACATATGCTTCTGTGTATCATCCTGTGACTGTTGATG gttttcctcTTCATTCAGCTTCTCCGAGTACCGCCTCTTCAACAATTAATGTGGACTTTGATGCtgtttttggaggaaaatcTACAGCACCAGAGTACAGGACTGCAAGTG gTTTTAACTTTCTAGATGATGTATTGCAACCCACAGTACCACCACAAAGTCAAAGAGccactgcagccagccagcaAAGTGGAAAAATTTTAGCAAATGACCTTGATTCTTCACTTGCAAATCTAGTAGGAA ATCTTGGCTTTGGAGGAACTCCATCCAAAAA ATCAGATATGCAGTGGTCTCAGCCTACAGAGAAAAAACTTACAGGTGGAACAAACTGGCAAGCAAAAACAAGCACATCAACCACGTGGACCCCAACTCCCTTACCCACTATTCCACACATG GTACCTGCTCCTATCACATACCCATTGACCACACCTCAAGTGCCTGTATATGGAATG GTACCTCCTCAGGTTGGAGCTGCTCCTTTGATGGCACCCCAGACAATGATGTACACACAGCCTGGTCTAAGGCCAACAAATCCTTTTGCACCCGTTTCTGAAACTCAG ATACAGTTTATGTAG
- the LOC132333668 gene encoding phosphatidylinositol-binding clathrin assembly protein-like isoform X6, which produces MMSGQSITDRITAAQHSVTGSAVAKAVCKATTHEVMGPKKKHLDYLIQCTNEMNVNIPQLADTLFERTANSSWVVVFKALITTHHLMMYGNERFIQYLASRNTLFNLNNYLDKSAMQGYDMSTFIRRYSRYLNEKALSYRLVAVDFTKMKRGIDGVMRTMNPEKLLKTLPIIQNQLDALLDFDANPNELTNGVINAAFMLLFKDSIRLFAAYNEGIINLLERYFDMKKNQCKEGLDIYKKFLARMTKLSEFLKVAEQVGIDQGDIPDLTQAPSSLLEALEQHLASVEGKKTKEVSAASRASALSSAVSTLANTGMSFSRMDEKEKQQALEEEQVRLQALKEQRLREISVVSNSTSTSASPSTLSGKSVNTTVAVDLFAAPAPTTNSMPNLSSDLFDLQPAFVPTVQSTPAISTSASNAWGGFPLHSASPSTASSTINVDFDAVFGGKSTAPEYRTASGFNFLDDVLQPTVPPQSQRATAASQQSGKILANDLDSSLANLVGNLGFGGTPSKKSDMQWSQPTEKKLTGGTNWQAKTSTSTTWTPTPLPTIPHMVPAPITYPLTTPQVPVYGMVPPQVGAAPLMAPQTMMYTQPGLRPTNPFAPVSETQIQFM; this is translated from the exons ATCTAATACAGTGCACAAATGAAATGAATGTGAATATTCCACAGTTGGCAGATACACTCTTTGAAAGAACTGCAAACAGTAGCTGGGTTGTAGTGTTCAAAGCTCTAATTACAACACACCACCTCATGATGTATGGAAATGAG CGCTTTATCCAGTATCTTGCATCCCGGAACACTTTGTTCAACCTAAATAACTACCTGGACAAAAGTGCCATGCAGG GCTATGATATGTCTACCTTCATTAGGCGATACAGCAGATACTTGAATGAAAAAGCACTTTCATATAGACTCGTAGCAGTTGACTTCACCAAAATGAAAAGAGG GATAGATGGAGTGATGAGAACTATGAATCCTGAAAAGCTTCTGAAAACCCTTCCAATCATACAGAACCAGCTTGATGCACTCCTTGATTTTGAT GCAAATCCAAATGAACTAACAAATGGTGTTATAAATGCTGCCTTTATGCTCCTCTTTAAAGATTCCATTAGACTTTTTGCAGCATACAATGAGGGGATTATTAATCTTTTAG AAAGATATTTTGATATGAAGAAGAACCAGTGCAAAGAAGGCTTGGATATTTACAAAAAATTTCTAGCCAGAATGACCAAATTGTCAGAGTTCCTCAAAGTAGCAGAG CAAGTTGGAATTGATCAGGGTGACATTCCAGATCTTACTCAG GCACCCAGCAGCTTGcttgaggcactggaacagcatTTGGCTTCTgtggagggaaagaaaacaaaagaagtctctgctgccagcag AGCCAGTGCCCTATCCAGTGCTGTTTCCACACTTGCCAATACAGGAATGTCATTCAGCCGGATggatgagaaagaaaaacagcaggCATTGGAGGAGGAACAAGTTAGGCTGCAGGCACTTAAG GAGCAGCGATTAAGAGAAATCTCTGTAGTATCAAATTCCACTTCCACATCAGCATCCCCAAGCACTTTATCAGGAAAAAGTGTGAATACCACTGTAGCTGTTGACCTCTTTGCTGCACCAGCACCCACAACAAATAG CATGCCCAACCTTTCTAGTGATCTTTTTGATCTTCAGCCTGCATTTGTTCCAACTGTGCAAAGTACTCCAGCTATATCAACATCAGCAAGCAATGCTTGGGGAG gttttcctcTTCATTCAGCTTCTCCGAGTACCGCCTCTTCAACAATTAATGTGGACTTTGATGCtgtttttggaggaaaatcTACAGCACCAGAGTACAGGACTGCAAGTG gTTTTAACTTTCTAGATGATGTATTGCAACCCACAGTACCACCACAAAGTCAAAGAGccactgcagccagccagcaAAGTGGAAAAATTTTAGCAAATGACCTTGATTCTTCACTTGCAAATCTAGTAGGAA ATCTTGGCTTTGGAGGAACTCCATCCAAAAA ATCAGATATGCAGTGGTCTCAGCCTACAGAGAAAAAACTTACAGGTGGAACAAACTGGCAAGCAAAAACAAGCACATCAACCACGTGGACCCCAACTCCCTTACCCACTATTCCACACATG GTACCTGCTCCTATCACATACCCATTGACCACACCTCAAGTGCCTGTATATGGAATG GTACCTCCTCAGGTTGGAGCTGCTCCTTTGATGGCACCCCAGACAATGATGTACACACAGCCTGGTCTAAGGCCAACAAATCCTTTTGCACCCGTTTCTGAAACTCAG ATACAGTTTATGTAG
- the LOC132333668 gene encoding phosphatidylinositol-binding clathrin assembly protein-like isoform X2, with the protein MMSGQSITDRITAAQHSVTGSAVAKAVCKATTHEVMGPKKKHLDYLIQCTNEMNVNIPQLADTLFERTANSSWVVVFKALITTHHLMMYGNERFIQYLASRNTLFNLNNYLDKSAMQGYDMSTFIRRYSRYLNEKALSYRLVAVDFTKMKRGIDGVMRTMNPEKLLKTLPIIQNQLDALLDFDANPNELTNGVINAAFMLLFKDSIRLFAAYNEGIINLLERYFDMKKNQCKEGLDIYKKFLARMTKLSEFLKVAEQVGIDQGDIPDLTQAPSSLLEALEQHLASVEGKKTKEVSAASRASALSSAVSTLANTGMSFSRMDEKEKQQALEEEQVRLQALKEQRLREISVVSNSTSTSASPSTLSGKSVNTTVAVDLFAAPAPTTNSMPNLSSDLFDLQPAFVPTVQSTPAISTSASNAWGGPFSSSNGCVGSPPHLDIFDMKPVEEAVKSATPFINSSFSSKQTVELFSDDFSGHKPTYASVYHPVTVDGFPLHSASPSTASSTINVDFDAVFGGKSTAPEYRTASDDVLQPTVPPQSQRATAASQQSGKILANDLDSSLANLVGNLGFGGTPSKKSDMQWSQPTEKKLTGGTNWQAKTSTSTTWTPTPLPTIPHMVPAPITYPLTTPQVPVYGMVPPQVGAAPLMAPQTMMYTQPGLRPTNPFAPVSETQIQFM; encoded by the exons ATCTAATACAGTGCACAAATGAAATGAATGTGAATATTCCACAGTTGGCAGATACACTCTTTGAAAGAACTGCAAACAGTAGCTGGGTTGTAGTGTTCAAAGCTCTAATTACAACACACCACCTCATGATGTATGGAAATGAG CGCTTTATCCAGTATCTTGCATCCCGGAACACTTTGTTCAACCTAAATAACTACCTGGACAAAAGTGCCATGCAGG GCTATGATATGTCTACCTTCATTAGGCGATACAGCAGATACTTGAATGAAAAAGCACTTTCATATAGACTCGTAGCAGTTGACTTCACCAAAATGAAAAGAGG GATAGATGGAGTGATGAGAACTATGAATCCTGAAAAGCTTCTGAAAACCCTTCCAATCATACAGAACCAGCTTGATGCACTCCTTGATTTTGAT GCAAATCCAAATGAACTAACAAATGGTGTTATAAATGCTGCCTTTATGCTCCTCTTTAAAGATTCCATTAGACTTTTTGCAGCATACAATGAGGGGATTATTAATCTTTTAG AAAGATATTTTGATATGAAGAAGAACCAGTGCAAAGAAGGCTTGGATATTTACAAAAAATTTCTAGCCAGAATGACCAAATTGTCAGAGTTCCTCAAAGTAGCAGAG CAAGTTGGAATTGATCAGGGTGACATTCCAGATCTTACTCAG GCACCCAGCAGCTTGcttgaggcactggaacagcatTTGGCTTCTgtggagggaaagaaaacaaaagaagtctctgctgccagcag AGCCAGTGCCCTATCCAGTGCTGTTTCCACACTTGCCAATACAGGAATGTCATTCAGCCGGATggatgagaaagaaaaacagcaggCATTGGAGGAGGAACAAGTTAGGCTGCAGGCACTTAAG GAGCAGCGATTAAGAGAAATCTCTGTAGTATCAAATTCCACTTCCACATCAGCATCCCCAAGCACTTTATCAGGAAAAAGTGTGAATACCACTGTAGCTGTTGACCTCTTTGCTGCACCAGCACCCACAACAAATAG CATGCCCAACCTTTCTAGTGATCTTTTTGATCTTCAGCCTGCATTTGTTCCAACTGTGCAAAGTACTCCAGCTATATCAACATCAGCAAGCAATGCTTGGGGAG GTCCTTTCTCGTCTTCAAATGGTTGTGTTGGTTCTCCACCTCATCTGGACATCTTTGACATGAAGCCTGttgaagaagctgtaaaatcTGCCACCCCTTTCAtcaattcttctttttcctccaaaCAAACAGTGGAACTGTTTAGtg ATGACTTTAGTGGTCATAAACCAACATATGCTTCTGTGTATCATCCTGTGACTGTTGATG gttttcctcTTCATTCAGCTTCTCCGAGTACCGCCTCTTCAACAATTAATGTGGACTTTGATGCtgtttttggaggaaaatcTACAGCACCAGAGTACAGGACTGCAAGTG ATGATGTATTGCAACCCACAGTACCACCACAAAGTCAAAGAGccactgcagccagccagcaAAGTGGAAAAATTTTAGCAAATGACCTTGATTCTTCACTTGCAAATCTAGTAGGAA ATCTTGGCTTTGGAGGAACTCCATCCAAAAA ATCAGATATGCAGTGGTCTCAGCCTACAGAGAAAAAACTTACAGGTGGAACAAACTGGCAAGCAAAAACAAGCACATCAACCACGTGGACCCCAACTCCCTTACCCACTATTCCACACATG GTACCTGCTCCTATCACATACCCATTGACCACACCTCAAGTGCCTGTATATGGAATG GTACCTCCTCAGGTTGGAGCTGCTCCTTTGATGGCACCCCAGACAATGATGTACACACAGCCTGGTCTAAGGCCAACAAATCCTTTTGCACCCGTTTCTGAAACTCAG ATACAGTTTATGTAG